One genomic window of Streptomyces sp. NBC_00237 includes the following:
- a CDS encoding hemolysin family protein — MIEVLLLLVAVLLSLICGAFVAAEFSLTTVERGDLQRAVERGERGAESALKAVRGLTFQLSGAQLGITVTNLLVGMLSEPSISKLLKGPVEAIGLSPTVASSVALVLGTALSTVVLMVVGELVPKNWAISSPLAVAKVVATPQRLFTAAFKPLISHLNNTANRILRRFGMEPAEELASARSPQELVALARHSAKEGALEADTAELFVRTLNLAELTAENVMTPRVQVTALDVQATAEDVANATRATGLSRFPVYRGSLDSVVGLVHIKDVLAVPADRRPRHPVTELVREPLLVPETLTVDKLLDRLSGKRTMAVVIDEYGGTAGVVTLEDIVEEVVGEVRDEHDPHETPDLARAGEDTEGHDLWSADGAARCDQLERIGMRVPEGPYETLAGLIANELGRIPEAGDRVELSGWRLDVVDASGRRAARVLMHAPLPSDDVQGAKQSEAGR, encoded by the coding sequence ATGATTGAAGTGCTTCTGCTCCTCGTGGCGGTACTGCTCTCGCTGATCTGCGGTGCCTTCGTCGCGGCGGAGTTCTCGCTGACGACCGTGGAGCGCGGCGACTTGCAGCGGGCCGTCGAGCGGGGCGAGCGGGGTGCCGAGAGCGCCCTGAAGGCCGTACGCGGTCTGACCTTCCAGCTCTCCGGCGCGCAGCTCGGCATCACCGTCACCAACCTCCTCGTCGGCATGCTCTCCGAGCCGTCGATCTCCAAGCTGCTCAAGGGCCCGGTCGAGGCGATCGGCCTGTCCCCCACCGTGGCCTCCTCGGTGGCCCTGGTGCTGGGCACCGCGCTGTCGACCGTCGTTCTGATGGTCGTCGGCGAGCTGGTCCCCAAGAACTGGGCGATCTCCTCGCCGCTGGCCGTCGCGAAGGTCGTGGCGACCCCGCAGCGCCTGTTCACGGCCGCCTTCAAGCCGCTGATCAGCCACCTCAACAACACGGCCAACCGGATCCTGCGCCGCTTCGGCATGGAGCCCGCCGAGGAGCTGGCGTCCGCGCGCAGCCCGCAGGAGCTGGTCGCCCTGGCCCGCCACTCCGCGAAGGAGGGCGCGCTGGAGGCCGACACCGCCGAGCTGTTCGTCCGTACGCTCAATCTCGCCGAGCTGACCGCCGAGAACGTGATGACCCCGCGCGTGCAGGTCACCGCGCTGGACGTGCAGGCCACCGCCGAGGACGTCGCGAACGCCACCCGGGCGACCGGGCTGTCCCGCTTCCCCGTGTACCGGGGCAGCCTGGACTCCGTCGTCGGCCTGGTCCACATCAAGGACGTCCTGGCCGTGCCCGCCGACCGCAGGCCCCGCCACCCGGTCACCGAGCTGGTGCGCGAGCCCCTGCTCGTACCCGAGACGCTGACCGTCGACAAGCTGCTGGACCGGCTGTCGGGCAAGCGCACGATGGCCGTCGTCATCGACGAGTACGGCGGCACGGCCGGTGTGGTCACGCTGGAGGACATCGTCGAGGAGGTCGTCGGCGAGGTGCGCGACGAGCACGACCCGCACGAGACCCCCGACCTCGCCCGCGCGGGCGAGGACACCGAGGGCCACGACCTGTGGTCGGCGGACGGCGCCGCCCGCTGCGACCAGCTGGAACGGATCGGAATGCGCGTGCCGGAGGGCCCGTACGAGACCCTGGCCGGGCTGATCGCCAACGAGCTGGGGCGCATCCCCGAGGCGGGTGACCGCGTGGAGCTGTCCGGCTGGAGGCTGGACGTGGTGGACGCGAGCGGCAGGAGGGCGGCCCGGGTGCTGATGCACGCGCCGCTCCCCTCCGACGACGTGCAGGGCGCGAAGCAGTCGGAGGCCGGACGATGA
- a CDS encoding GNAT family N-acetyltransferase — MSDLASIRLRPATPADLDAVLAFWKTSAEGTSISDDRDGVERLVARDPEALILAERDGEPVGTVIAGFDGWRCSLYRLAVHPGHRRQGISRALLAAAEERFAALGGRRGDAMVLDANESAHPAWRAAGYAPEPQWSRWVKPLTP; from the coding sequence ATGAGTGATCTTGCGAGCATCCGGCTCCGCCCCGCCACCCCCGCCGACCTCGACGCCGTCCTCGCCTTCTGGAAGACCTCCGCCGAGGGCACCAGCATCAGCGACGACCGGGACGGCGTCGAGCGGCTGGTCGCGCGCGACCCCGAGGCGCTGATCCTGGCGGAGCGCGACGGCGAACCGGTGGGCACTGTCATAGCGGGCTTCGACGGCTGGCGGTGCTCGCTCTACCGTTTGGCCGTCCACCCCGGCCACCGTCGGCAGGGCATCTCGCGGGCCCTCCTCGCTGCGGCCGAGGAGCGGTTCGCCGCGCTCGGCGGGCGGCGCGGGGACGCGATGGTGCTGGACGCGAACGAGTCGGCGCACCCCGCGTGGCGGGCGGCGGGGTACGCGCCCGAGCCGCAGTGGTCCCGCTGGGTCAAGCCGCTCACTCCCTGA
- a CDS encoding class I SAM-dependent methyltransferase: MAVRPHFFKGLRGPKGIRGIRRVKAVEAAKAVTGRNRKVPHDAVHHPLFARVYARLSVSADLRGGIAAHRAELLSGLSGRVLEVGAGNGLNFAHYPATVSEVVAIEPERSLRQLALEEALRTDVPVDVVPGAAEALPVKSEAYDAVVFSLVLCSVRSVDRALVEAKRVLRPGGELRFFEHGRDERRGMAVLQRVLDTTVWPLLFGNCHTARDPLASIRSAGFELGPHRRVNVPEKGPRLPSSACVLGTARRPAGS, from the coding sequence ATGGCCGTACGTCCACACTTCTTCAAAGGACTCAGGGGCCCGAAGGGCATCAGGGGCATCAGGCGCGTCAAGGCCGTCGAGGCTGCCAAGGCCGTCACGGGCCGGAACCGCAAGGTCCCGCACGACGCCGTGCACCACCCCCTGTTCGCCCGGGTGTACGCGCGGCTCAGCGTGTCCGCCGACCTTCGCGGCGGCATCGCCGCACACCGGGCGGAACTGCTGTCCGGGCTGTCCGGCCGGGTGCTGGAGGTCGGCGCGGGCAACGGGCTGAACTTCGCGCACTACCCGGCGACCGTCTCGGAGGTCGTCGCCATCGAACCGGAGCGCTCCCTGCGGCAGTTGGCGCTGGAGGAGGCGCTGCGGACGGACGTTCCGGTGGACGTTGTGCCCGGTGCCGCGGAGGCCCTGCCGGTCAAGAGCGAGGCGTACGACGCGGTGGTGTTCTCCCTGGTGCTGTGCAGCGTACGGAGCGTGGACCGGGCTCTCGTGGAGGCGAAGCGGGTGCTGCGTCCCGGCGGTGAGCTGCGCTTCTTCGAGCACGGCAGGGACGAGCGGCGCGGCATGGCGGTGCTTCAGCGGGTCCTGGACACGACCGTGTGGCCCCTGTTGTTCGGCAACTGCCACACCGCCCGTGACCCCCTCGCCTCGATCCGGTCGGCAGGCTTCGAACTCGGCCCCCACCGGCGGGTGAACGTACCCGAGAAGGGGCCGAGGCTGCCGTCGTCGGCGTGCGTGCTGGGAACGGCGAGGCGTCCGGCCGGAAGTTAG
- a CDS encoding VOC family protein has product MRARIDEIVFDCADPAALVRFWASLVGGEPHDRSPDWSYIDVPDFTRLAFQRVPEGKSAKNRVHIDLVADDIPAFSAEAVALGAKLSGGIVSQEPGDFQVLLDPEGNEFCFVSA; this is encoded by the coding sequence ATGCGAGCACGTATCGACGAAATCGTCTTCGACTGCGCCGACCCCGCCGCCCTCGTCCGTTTCTGGGCTTCCCTGGTCGGCGGCGAACCCCACGACCGCAGCCCGGACTGGTCGTACATCGACGTCCCCGACTTCACCCGGCTCGCCTTCCAGCGGGTTCCGGAGGGCAAGTCGGCCAAGAACCGGGTGCACATCGACCTGGTGGCCGACGACATCCCGGCGTTCAGCGCCGAAGCGGTGGCGCTCGGGGCGAAGCTCTCCGGCGGAATCGTGTCGCAGGAGCCGGGGGACTTCCAGGTGCTGCTGGACCCCGAAGGCAACGAGTTCTGCTTCGTGAGCGCCTGA